Genomic DNA from Oncorhynchus nerka isolate Pitt River linkage group LG17, Oner_Uvic_2.0, whole genome shotgun sequence:
GAGTAGCTGCATAACCAAACCAAGCCTAAGAACTGTTTCAGAGTCACACAGTCAACACTCGTCCTCCCACTGTAGGCCTACTAGATGTCCCAATGTGAATACTGTACCCTGTTTGTGCTCCCCACAGATTTAGAAAGGATAACATATAGGGAGTAAGGAATCATGTAGCCAGTTGTGTTTGTTCAGAAACCCATGTTTACTAAGGACATATTGCAGCCAGAGACTCTGTACTGTATGAACAAATAGCCAGCGTATCTGCATTTGCTATGAACATTGCTATGTACTAGAGCAGGGATGGGtcactttgatgggggtgggggccaccaaaaaatctgaactcatcatgggatactacacattttgccatgggacggAGAGAAATGTTAGTTTTTAGTAAGATATTTGAGTGagactgactaacaaaatcaatgggggccaccCGGCCTGTAATTCGACCATGATaataagtttagatagctggccgctaaaCTAACTTAGTAATCTAAAATAAATTGGTTAGCATGGGCTAATTGACtgactatcagtgactgacataagagaaaaactgctgatgcacaaacaCATTTCAAAATAAGGGGGGTTGATCTGAGGGCCTTGAAAAGGGGGGCCACCAGTTGCCCATCCACTAGAGTTACCCGCGTCTGTAACGGCATGGTGAGTCTCGTCATGCTTTTACAGGTAACATAAATGCTAAAGCAACTTCTGACAAAGGAGACGCTAACTACCTCCCCACAATGTGCCTCTGTTGAAGGGAAGTTGCTGTCCATCACTATTTCCTCATTCTGTATTGGCATTTCATTTGAAACTTTTGGGGACCCCAAAATAAAGTATAACCATCGCTGTTCAGTTGGACAAACAATCCTAAAGAGGCAAAAAGTTGCTAAAAAGTCctagtgcccccccccccccacacagaaAATCTCTGCCCCcacccacacacctctccacccaaTAAAACATAGAGCAGGACTAATATGATTTAGAGTCACTGAAACATCATTGAAACATGTTGTCGAGACAGTTTGACCAACATCTCAAAGTAGTCAGATTATTGGTAGCATTAAAATAATCTTGGCTAAGTGGGAGAAACAAAGATGCTCACAAAATGAGCACGGTCAGATTGCAGAACTAGAATAGTCAAATATGGCAACAAAATGAGTTCACAGTCGTCTACATTTAGCACATTGATGACATCCACCTGCCTCTCTCAGTACATACAGCACACCTCATCTAGACCCAGCGAGAGAGACCTGAGAGAGTGATGCTGGGCTGATTCAGCAGGACGTTAAATCAAACCCATAGACAACAATTGTGTGACATATTATGAATCATGGTGAGGTGTGGCTGCTATAAGGTGAGATTGATAGGGACAAATGAGCCATCATCTGATGGCCTTCCACTGTTGGCTTTCTGCTGATCAGCTAAAGCAGTGTACTGCAGATGGAGGCTGGGTAGGGTGTGGTGGGGGATTTGGGAGGTTAAGGGGAAGGGGGGCTGTTGTACTAAAGGGGTGTATTTGCTATTCGCTCACTGCAGTGATTTGTTTGTTTATGAAGGGAGGGGGTTGAGGGGGCCGCCGAGGGGATTTCAGGGGGCCCAGTAGCTCAAGCATAACAGGGCTTAATGATCAACTAACCTACCCTTCCCTTGCTGGACTGGGGTATATAACacaggcctgcctgcctgctgctctCACATCTTTCtagcagagtgacagagagagaggtagagggagagagagaaagagtaagaggtgtacagacagccagagagtgaAAGTAGGGCAGCggaggaagaacagagagagagactacttcttGCTATTCCACGATTGCTGAGAGAGATTTGACCATGAAGCTCTTCTGCCTCTTGTTTCTGCTGGGTGTATCTACAGTTCAGGCAGCTCATCAGGATACCTCCAGGGTCTACCCCACTGTACCCTCTCAACTCCAGCCCCAGACGCAGCCTCCAGCCGAGGCCAAGTCCCGCTTTGCCATGCTGGACGATGTCCGTCTCCTTGCCAACGGCTTGCTCCAACTGGGTCAGAGCCTCAGGGAGTTTGTCCACAAGACCAAGGCCCAGATCAACGACATCTTTCAAAAACTCAACATCTTTGACCGCTCTTTCTACCAGCTCTCTGTGGTCACCTCTGAgataaaggaggaagaggaggagctgaAGAAGACCACCACATTCCTCAAGGCCAACAACGAGGAGATCCGGAACCTGTCACTGGAGATCAACTCCAAGATCAACAGTATCCTGCAAGAGAGGAGCCAGCTGCAGAGTAAAGTAGGAGGGCTGGAGGAGAAACTGAAGGGACTGTCGGAGAGCATGATGCCCGCAGAGCAGCTCTACGAGATCAAGTCACTCAAGGTACACTGCTGACCTTCACTCATATTAAATCAGTACTGAGATTTATGACTTATTTTGTTTCAATGTGAAATGTCTTTGTTCTAGAATAAGATTCAGTGTTTCTGGCACACATATTCAACATATACAATTCCTACTGAATATTGCATCAAATTTTATTTTGCTGAATTAATTGAGAAGTTTAAGTCAATAAAAACATACCTTTTTAATGAGTAGTACTGATTTCAATTTCAAGTTATGCCATTGggaaatgtattataatgtgagCATTAACGAGACAGTTTTAACTGGTCTGTTTCAGGATGTGATTGCGGCTCAGGAGAGGACCATCACGGACCTGCTGAAAGCTGTGAGGGAGCAGCACCATCAGCTCAACCACCAAAAAACTAAGATCAGGACTCTGGAGGAAAAGGTACATATCTCTGTTGCTTTATAGAGATAATCTAATTGTATACAGTAGACCAAAGGTAATGGCCATTTCTTTCATCCCTGTTCAATCAGTGTATAAAAAAGGCCACTAAAAACATTTAAATAGACAACACCATACCGTTTTTAACTTTGCCTGCTATTCCAGATCAGCATTGACAATTTCCAGGACACAACTGACAAAGTTGCGGATTCCAACTCAGAGACGCCAGGCATGTTTGGATACCTGACAGGCAACTCCACTGGTCCGGACACAGACCTATCCATGGACTGCAGTGATCTGttcaacagaggagagagaaacagcggGGTGTACTCTATCAAGCCAAACCAGTCTGAGCCTTTCAATGTGTTCTGTGAACTGACCTCAGGTAAGACACAATCCCGTGTCAAATTCTCAACCAACTATGTGACAGTAATGTGTCAAGCCATTTCTTTGCATTACATACAAGCGTTAGGAGTTGATGTTACTCTTCAAAAACACAaaccccaaagcaaatcagggggaggaAAATAGGTTTATTCACCAAAGAGAACAAATCACGCAGGGAGGTAGATAGTAGGTGTTCATGCTCCCCcatcctcagtgattctctccacagaacaaagCAATTTATAACCCCCCCTCCCACACTAGCCTGTGGctgaccaattagaattccttgcagtacaaccaaataacaagtatcctgctCCAGACTCAATGTAGAGATGATTCAGACCAATGAAAACAGCAAAAGTAGCTATGAGTTCAGGACTGACAATTCTAAACAGATGTTGAACTGAAAAACATCTATTTCCATTGATTGTTAATTCTAGGCCTTTCGTCCTCTGCGTTGTGTATACATCTTTGACATATTCTTACAGAAGTCTAAATGGTCTAGACAAACAGACAAGCAGAAACGAGTCTATAGGAAACAGTGTCATACAGGCTATCAGAAGGAAATAAGCGCTTCCTACGAGTTTCCATAATCAGTCTAGAGAAAGGAACTGGATTTTGTTgttgctgtgtttctctgtccATGTATTGACTACATGTCCCATCTCCCACATCGACAGGAGGAGGATCAACAGTCATCCAGAGCAGGGAGGACGGGTCTGTGGATTTTGACCAAGCATGGGAGAAGTACGAGAACGGATTTGGGGATCTGGAAAGTTAGTTTGGCTTATTTCTTTCTATCAGTAAATGTTGTCAGTGGTGTGGACAGTAGAGCCCGACCGATAAGTCTTTGTTGGGGTTCGATACAGATTCGGATTTCTGGGGGAGAAAACATACAGATATATCTGCCGATATACTGTTTTACTGCGGGGAAATGAAAGTGTAATTTTCCCCACTGAATTCTCATAAAATCGCCATCCAAATGAGCAATTGTCCAATCTCTAGGCTTCAAATGTTGATTAAATACATTGTGACTACAATGACATGAGAATGGCCGCAAGTGTTCAGATAAGCATTAGATTCTTTTCATCCTATTTATTGTGTGTCGGTTATCGTTGGACTAGCGATGAAAAGGCCAATATCGTCCGATAATATCGTTGAACCAATATATCAGTCGGGATCTAGTAGACAGTCAATACATCTCTATCCATAACGAACAAAAAAAAACGAATGAAACCTTTATGGCTCAATTCAACTCAGCGGCAAGCACCCATACCTGATTATGCCTTTATATCCTGATTCCAGTCTACAAAGGCCTGTAGGCATTCATAAAGCAGGAAACAGCCAATACAGCCACGCTCCACCACTCTTAAGTACTTCCTGAAGGAACAGCGGATAGGAAACAGCCAATATAGCCACGCTCCACCACTCTTAAGTACTTCCTGAAAGAACAGCGGATAGGAAACAGTTATTGTAAATTAGCTTATCAGGCACCCTTTGACAGATTGACTTCCTCCATTGTCTGACTAGACAAAGCAATAGCTGCACTTAACTTCAGCCAGGCTTGGACCCCAGGTCATAGGCATATAATCCTACTGCATTCCAACAGGTCCTTTAAGATGTGAATTGTTCAGTGTCAGTTTCCGTCGCTGTTACGAGCGTAATTATGTCATCACACCCATGACTACAGTATGCAGCCAGGGGCTAGGGAAAATAGTATTTATTGAGTGTCAGAACTTGGCCCACACTATTTAACACGAGTTATGGGCCATGGCATACAGAACAAAACAAAGTAGCtaggcctacagtatagaatCTGAACTAGCTTTATGACCATTTGATGGCTTTGTATGTGTTTGTGATCTGTTAAAGTAGAGTTCTGACAtgtgtgtgtgatctgtgttACTATAGAAGGGTTCTAACAGAATGTGTGCGTTCTCTGTGTTATCATAGGACAGCTCTGAGAGAATGTGTGTTTTATCTGTGTGTTGTAGCTCTATGGCCATTCAATGACATTTGTGTGTGCTATCGGTGTTATTGTAGGAGAGTTCTGGCTGGGCCTGAGGAAGATCCATAGCCTTGCTGGTCAGGGTGAATCTATCCTGCGTATTGAGCTGGAGGACTGGAAGGAAGAGCGGAGGTCTGTAGAGTACCAGTTCACCATGGAGGGACCCCAGGCCCACTACACCCTCCACCTCACCCACCTGTCTGGTGATCTGCCCGACGCCATGGGCAACCACAGTGGCATGAGGTTCTCAACCAAGGACAGAGACAACGACAACCACCAGGACTCCAACTGCGCCAAAAACTACACAGGTATGCATTGATCACACACCTGATGCAACTACAGGTACTGACTACACACTTGGTACAGGTTCACAGCACTGTCTGGTACCATACACCTGTTAAAGACATTTCCAAGCAGGCAGCACAGATAATTGACTATGGGTTCTAGAATTGTTATATAATTTAACCCATTTCTGGCAGGTGGCTGGTGGTTCAATGCCTGTGGTGACACCAACCTGAACGGCAGGTACATGTGGCTGAGGTCAAAGGGTCGTTCCATGAGGAGGAAAGGAATCCAGTGGAAACCTATGGGGACCTCCTACTCCCTCAAGACCACCAAGATCTCCATACGGCCAGCCTCACCCGCCCCCCTCACCTCAAGTCCCCCTTAACCTCGTCCCCACCTACATTACACCTCGTTGGTACGGCAACAACAAATACACCCCCTCTCGCCGTAACCTTCCACTTACCCACCCTCGCATTACACATTGTTGGCATGGTAGCAACAGATAGAGCAGCTGTTGACAGTAGAAAGAAAGTCTGCCGCCAATAACAGCCAGCCAACAATTTTGTATGACAGAGAAAATAAGCTGATTCGTCAGAATGATGCAATAGCAGTCAGCCGGTCAATGACCTCACAAATTGTTCCAGATACACATATAGAGTTGGGTAATCAGTTTTATAAGAGCCAAGTTTTGGTTTGGATGGAATGTCAGATGAttcaacactgtctgtcctggtCTGCAACACATCCCAGCACTGAGAATTTAGGCTACCTTCAATGGGTGAATTTAATTATGTAACCGACATAACTCTGCTTTAGATAAGTTACTACTCATTATGTTAAATGAATGAACTGCATGTGACAAAGACATCATCCTCAGGCATGTCCTTATCCACTGATTTATCACTCTATATTGTATTTCTGCACATTCGGTGGCTGTTGCTGAATGTACCAAATATTCACACATAAATAGACAAAATATCAAAATGATGCATAGATCTTCAAATGTATATGAGCTTAGTGTTTTCACCATCTTTTTAAAAACTTTATACTGTATTTAAAACAATTTTGATAATGTTCTATTAAATGTGCTGCCAGGGTAGTTAACGTCAGGTCATTTAGATTGGTCATATTGACTCTTGTCTCCTGCCAACTCTTATCTTTCTGCTGCATTTAAAACGGCTGCTACTTACTGTACATATGTTATGTTTCTTACTAATTATTGCTGAGCGATTAAATGACATTTAGTTCTTTCCCTCATTATTAAACTAATTGACCGACGTTGGATCAATTACTTGAATTCaattttattttgtttttgtcAGCTCAACACGCCGTTCTTCTAGAGAAATAAAAACAATAAAGAGAGAAATCAGATCAAGAACGAACTGAAATGCTAAAGAAAGTTTTTCAATAGAACAATATTTAACCTAGTTCAGCGCATaagtggtaattaactacaatgccCATAATCCATTGCACCTGTACTGGCTTCCATATGTTACTCCCGGCCATATGAGAGAGTTATGTACACAAAACCGACAAAAGGTAGAGACAGTTTGAGAGGTAGCTCTACCCGATTGACAGTTGTAGTATTTGGTAATTAGCAGTCgtgaaaatatttttttcatACAGCATAGGCAGCTAGCTACTAGCTTAGCTAAACATAGGCAGCTAGCTACTAGCTTAGCTAAACATAGGCAGCTAGCTACCAGCTTAGCTAAACATAGGCAGCTAGATACTAGCTTAGCTAAACAGCATATCTCATTGGAGAGAACTTCAGATGGTTGTCTgactggctgctactgcctgagcagagCTTAGATGAGATGACTAACAAATTAAATAGAATAAAAAGTAATAAGACAATGGAATGTTTCCAATATTTTGGCATTTGGATGTTCTCAATATTTGGCTTTGGAATATTTATTAAAAAGCTCTAAAATCATTTTAAGGCAAacatttaatgtttttttttaaccaaaatgtgaggaaaataaataaataaaaaataaacactaatcgctcagcactattaCTTATCAGAGAGGCTCTGGTAAACTACTGTATATTTATAATAACAAATAAAACCGTCATACCCAAAACAAATATACTGCTGTCCTTTGTATTCTTTGCCAAGGAAAAACCAACAAACTGGGCTAATGATCTAATGCCATCTAAGCAGGTTTAGGCAATGCTTTACCAACCACAGGTCATCACACCCCTGGCCTATAAAGTCAACAGTTGAGTCTGATCAACCTGCAATGCTGACAACACTCCTGAAACATTATTTGCATGAACTGTCTTATGCAAGTGAGAGGCCAATATACAGCACACTGAACCAACAGTGAGTCAATTGCATTTGCTACTGTACCCAGATGTACTGTACCGCTCGTCCATTCAACATGTACATAGGTAAATAAACTTCAGAGCTCAGTGTTTTCTACCATAGAATTAGGAACGAGAATACTAGAATAGACATTAAACTTCTTATGACAGTATAAATGCTAAGCCATTTTGgtgagttggtcaaccatggtcagccagtgctgtgataagatGGTGTGAGACAATTCATTTGGAGATTATCTGCATTGTgcgtttgttagctagctagccagacaaGTTTAGTGGAATGATTGCAGTAGTTCTTCAAATTCACTGCCAATACGACAACATTCCAGACAAACAACGCAGTCAATCCACAGCCATACAGTGGCTGAAATAAGTTGATGATAGGACTTAGACAAGTTGTGAATGCAAGTACTGATATTGTAATATCACTCATAGCTTTtcaagaaaacaaaaatgtaGACATGGTCCATTGACATATTTTCCCCATCTCAGGAAGTAACTATAGTAGGTGCCTATTAAGTTCTAggtaaagtaacagggttgacaattTAATCTTATATCAGTCATAAATCAgtgtgcaacagggagtggcaattgaatgcaagcgtCACAAAAAGCTAAAACATTTCTAGCCCGTCTATCTTTGGGTAAGAGGGATGACGTGATGCTCGACCGGCTCAGTTTTCAACCACAAAACCCCAGAAAATTGCCAAGGATAGAACCTAAATTAATTACTAATCATAATCTTCAGAAATtactgtcaaagcaacaaaataactagatAATAACATCATTTACAATGATGGTAAAACCAACATTTTTGGGATTAAGTGCGTTTGAAAGCTTCCTAGAAGAAAATGTTTTGCACTTTGGCAAACCTTTTTCATATTAAAAATCAAAcgtattgaattctccatgtggtctacaTTAAAGGTCACTTCatttaataaataaaacatctataTTGGTGCACAACTTCTACTAAAATATCAATGGGACGGAAAAGGGACTTTTTGTGGAACGAATCACATGACAATGTTTTAGGTTGACAATAACTATTACATGTAGTGATCCCCCGAAATGACATTTTTGTCCGATATCGATATTTTCTTGGTAAAAAAAACAACCCTGATACCGATAACCAATATTTACAATTTTAgcagccttttaagcattctagtacagttaaatagttaacacacacatggacacagcggtctaaggcactgcatctcagtgcaagaggcgtcactacagtccttggttcgaatccaggctgtatcacatctggccgtgattgggagtcccatagggtggcgcacaattggcccagcgttgttcggggtaggccatcattgtaaacaagaaatgtttttaactgacttgcctagttaaataaaagttacacacacacacagagctattttgttggcatttacgcatgtccccattaccagtcaAATATAATCAagacctatttctttcacttacttgctgtgctgtttggttcagtcgtttcattctcaaccaggatttctatggaacaccgtttgggtctttgcaaaAAAGATATCCGacatgtcaaataacactatttgatgtgtcaaataagcttgttgaccaatcaggaccctaatatgactgcacgtcacataataatttatcgcgttcatacattttttacgtagttattacacattgattaaaCTAttactcgtatttcatatgtcacaacgattcatcgatacgtatgctatgatgctggtaacgTTGCCTCGCGCATCTACAGTGCAGGTCATaaaaacaaagctagctagctcagggatgcaaacaatgttcttccccaaaaacatagcaaaacaacatgatctgtttcagtagctatagttaactagctaactatataactaggtgtcatctaaaataaccctaatttataagacagttcttatttgataaATGGTGGTCGAACCCATCTATGTGAagttagccacaataaggattagtcacaatagtggaatttgcagttagccttcaaaatataagtatggcataattctactatttgtatttatttgcatcactgtcaatgacattcttttattttgaaggcaaaccacaaattccactattgtgcctaatcatTGTTGTgtctagcttcacaacacataacccggtccggtcaagcgtcactagccagatgaagctagctggctgcttataactgTTGCTTTGAACAACAGggtaagtagctggctagctatttattttcatgaactgaagttcaatttcaatatacgaacaacaagtggcaacctagctaatacttactcacaaggatt
This window encodes:
- the LOC115145336 gene encoding angiopoietin-related protein 3-like; amino-acid sequence: MKLFCLLFLLGVSTVQAAHQDTSRVYPTVPSQLQPQTQPPAEAKSRFAMLDDVRLLANGLLQLGQSLREFVHKTKAQINDIFQKLNIFDRSFYQLSVVTSEIKEEEEELKKTTTFLKANNEEIRNLSLEINSKINSILQERSQLQSKVGGLEEKLKGLSESMMPAEQLYEIKSLKDVIAAQERTITDLLKAVREQHHQLNHQKTKIRTLEEKISIDNFQDTTDKVADSNSETPGMFGYLTGNSTGPDTDLSMDCSDLFNRGERNSGVYSIKPNQSEPFNVFCELTSGGGSTVIQSREDGSVDFDQAWEKYENGFGDLEREFWLGLRKIHSLAGQGESILRIELEDWKEERRSVEYQFTMEGPQAHYTLHLTHLSGDLPDAMGNHSGMRFSTKDRDNDNHQDSNCAKNYTGGWWFNACGDTNLNGRYMWLRSKGRSMRRKGIQWKPMGTSYSLKTTKISIRPASPAPLTSSPP